The following are from one region of the Salvia splendens isolate huo1 chromosome 2, SspV2, whole genome shotgun sequence genome:
- the LOC121765533 gene encoding sphingoid long-chain bases kinase 2, mitochondrial-like yields MISCAVAIIPMAKPSFIRAEQPLASDLAADCMGGGATSRRRDLVFVVNPRGANGRTGKEWKKLLPFLRSRLRSDCNICESLTSGPCHAIDITREAIREGADAVIAVGGDGTLHEVVNGFFWGGKPVSDHEQSGHTTALGLIPLGTGSDFARTFGWKNDPYEAIERISKGIRSRIDVGVITGESAESHYFINVADVHLSAKAGYYASRYKKFGNLCYVIGALQAFFGHHNKDLRIKVDDGDWEVYSQVTALCIGNAKYFGGGMKITPNAHPSSRNFEVVALQDFKWYDFILKLHKLYNGTHLSVKNVSSKSACTIEVEEIGGSRSIFVQSDGEYLGFLPRKFSNLPSVIEMIS; encoded by the exons ATGATTTCGTGTGCAGTGGCGATCATCCCAATGGCTAAGCCCTCGTTTATCAGAGCAGAGCAACCGCTCGCTTCGGATCTCGCCGCCGACTGTATGGGCGGTGGCGCCACCTCCCGCCGCCGAGACCTCGTCTTCGTCGTCAATCCTCGAG GAGCTAATGGAAGGACTGGCAAGGAGTGGAAGAAACTATTGCCTTTCCTGAGGTCTCGCCTTCGTTCTGATTGCAAT ATATGCGAATCTCTGACTTCTGGTCCGTGCCATGCCATTGATATTACAAGGGAG GCCATACGTGAGGGTGCTGATGCAGTGATTGCAGTAGGAGGTGACGGAACCCTTCATGAG GTCGTTAATGGCTTCTTCTGGGGTGGGAAGCCAGTTTCTGATCACGAACAATCTGGCCATACAACTGCTCTTGGT CTTATTCCCTTGGGAACTGGATCTGACTTTGCTAGAACATTTGGCTG GAAAAATGACCCTTATGAAGCCATTGAACGCATTTCGAAAG GGATAAGATCTCGCATTGATGTTGGCGTTATTACTGGAGAGAGTGCAGAGTCGCACTATTTCATAAATGTTGCTGATGTTCATTT GAGCGCTAAGGCCGGTTATTATGCATCAAGATACAAGAAGTTTGGTAATTTGTGTTATGTTATAGGTGCTTTGCAAGCATTTTTTGGCCACCACAACAAGGATCTTAGAATAAAG GTTGACGATGGTGACTGGGAAGTTTATTCCCAGGTAACAGCTCTTTGCATTGGGAATGCCAAATATTTTGGTGGTGGAATGAAGATTACACCAAACGCACATCCGTCTAGCAGGAATTTTGAG GTGGTTGCTCTTCAGGACTTCAAATGGTATGATTTCATCCTCAAGCTGCACAAGCTATACAATGGAACACACTTGTCTGTGAAAAATGTATCTTCTAAAAG TGCATGTACAATTGAAGTCGAGGAGATTGGTGGCAGTCGCAGTATATTTGTCCAGTCGGATGGGGAATATTTGGGATTCCTTCCAAGAAAGTTCAGCAATTTGCCTAGTGTAATAGAAATGATATCCTAG
- the LOC121792433 gene encoding mitogen-activated protein kinase 4 isoform X2, translated as MQYNVYGNLFELSRKYVPFRPVGRGAYGIVCAAVNSETREEVAIKKIGNAFDNRIDAKRTLREIKLLRHMNHDNVIAIKDIIRPPQKENFNDVYIVYELMDTDLHHIIQSNQTLTDDHCRYFLYQILRGLKYVHSANVLHRDLKPSNLLLNANCDLKIGDFGLARTTSETDFMTEYVVTRWYRAPELLLNCSEYTAAIDIWSVGCIFGETMTRKPLFPGKDYVHQLRLITELIGSPDDASLGFLRSDNARRYVRQLPQYVKQQFSTRFPNNTASALDLLEKMLVFDPSKRITADEALCHPYLAPLHDINEEPVCPRPFVFDFELPSYTEENIKELIWRESVKFNPDPTH; from the exons ATGCAGTACAACGTCTACGGAAATCTGTTTGAGCTTTCGAGGAAGTATGTTCCTTTTAGGCCTGTCGGCCGTGGTGCTTATGGCATTGTCTG CGCTGCTGTAAACTCCGAGACACGTGAAGAGGTAGCCATTAAGAAGATTGGCAATGCATTTGATAACAGGATCGATGCAAAGAGGACGTTGCGAGAAATAAAACTTCTGCGCCACATGAATCATGACAAT GTAATTGCAATCAAAGATATCATACGGCCACCTCAGAAGGAGAACTTCAACGATGTCTATATCGTGTATGAACTCATGGACACTGATCTTCACCATATTATCCAGTCCAACCAAACATTGACTGACGACCACTGTCGG TATTTTCTCTACCAAATACTGCGAGGACTTAAATATGTTCACTCCGCAAATGTCTTGCACCGTGACCTTAAACCGAGTAATTTGCTCCTCAATGCTAACTGTGATCTGAAAATCGGAGATTTTGGGCTTGCAAGGACGACATCTGAGACTGATTTCATGACCGAGTATGTTGTCACTCGATGGTACCGAGCACCAGAGCTGCTCCTAAACTGCTCAGAATACACAGCTGCAATCGATATCTGGTCTGTCGGCTGCATATTTGGCGAAACGATGACGAGAAAACCCCTGTTTCCTGGGAAAGACTATGTCCATCAGTTGAGACTCATCACAGAG CTCATAGGCTCTCCGGACGATGCCAGCCTCGGTTTCCTCAGGAGCGACAACGCCCGAAGATACGTAAGGCAGCTCCCGCAGTACGTGAAGCAGCAATTCTCCACCAGATTCCCCAACAACACAGCTAGCGCTCTGGATTTACTAGAGAAAATGCTCGTTTTCGACCCAAGCAAGCGTATTACTG CTGATGAGGCTCTCTGCCATCCGTACTTGGCGCCTCTACACGACATCAACGAGGAGCCTGTCTGCCCCCGCCCTTTTGTTTTTGACTTTGAGCTGCCATCCTACACCGAAGAAAATATCAAAGAGCTCATCTGGAGGGAGTCCGTTAAATTCAACCCCGACCCAACTCACTGA
- the LOC121792433 gene encoding mitogen-activated protein kinase homolog MMK2 isoform X1, which translates to MSVESSCGSADHGGHNIKGVATHGGRYMQYNVYGNLFELSRKYVPFRPVGRGAYGIVCAAVNSETREEVAIKKIGNAFDNRIDAKRTLREIKLLRHMNHDNVIAIKDIIRPPQKENFNDVYIVYELMDTDLHHIIQSNQTLTDDHCRYFLYQILRGLKYVHSANVLHRDLKPSNLLLNANCDLKIGDFGLARTTSETDFMTEYVVTRWYRAPELLLNCSEYTAAIDIWSVGCIFGETMTRKPLFPGKDYVHQLRLITELIGSPDDASLGFLRSDNARRYVRQLPQYVKQQFSTRFPNNTASALDLLEKMLVFDPSKRITADEALCHPYLAPLHDINEEPVCPRPFVFDFELPSYTEENIKELIWRESVKFNPDPTH; encoded by the exons ATGTCTGTGGAGTCGAGCTGTGGTTCAGCAGATCACGGCGGGCATAACATCAAAGGGGTGGCCACTCATGGTGGGAGATACATGCAGTACAACGTCTACGGAAATCTGTTTGAGCTTTCGAGGAAGTATGTTCCTTTTAGGCCTGTCGGCCGTGGTGCTTATGGCATTGTCTG CGCTGCTGTAAACTCCGAGACACGTGAAGAGGTAGCCATTAAGAAGATTGGCAATGCATTTGATAACAGGATCGATGCAAAGAGGACGTTGCGAGAAATAAAACTTCTGCGCCACATGAATCATGACAAT GTAATTGCAATCAAAGATATCATACGGCCACCTCAGAAGGAGAACTTCAACGATGTCTATATCGTGTATGAACTCATGGACACTGATCTTCACCATATTATCCAGTCCAACCAAACATTGACTGACGACCACTGTCGG TATTTTCTCTACCAAATACTGCGAGGACTTAAATATGTTCACTCCGCAAATGTCTTGCACCGTGACCTTAAACCGAGTAATTTGCTCCTCAATGCTAACTGTGATCTGAAAATCGGAGATTTTGGGCTTGCAAGGACGACATCTGAGACTGATTTCATGACCGAGTATGTTGTCACTCGATGGTACCGAGCACCAGAGCTGCTCCTAAACTGCTCAGAATACACAGCTGCAATCGATATCTGGTCTGTCGGCTGCATATTTGGCGAAACGATGACGAGAAAACCCCTGTTTCCTGGGAAAGACTATGTCCATCAGTTGAGACTCATCACAGAG CTCATAGGCTCTCCGGACGATGCCAGCCTCGGTTTCCTCAGGAGCGACAACGCCCGAAGATACGTAAGGCAGCTCCCGCAGTACGTGAAGCAGCAATTCTCCACCAGATTCCCCAACAACACAGCTAGCGCTCTGGATTTACTAGAGAAAATGCTCGTTTTCGACCCAAGCAAGCGTATTACTG CTGATGAGGCTCTCTGCCATCCGTACTTGGCGCCTCTACACGACATCAACGAGGAGCCTGTCTGCCCCCGCCCTTTTGTTTTTGACTTTGAGCTGCCATCCTACACCGAAGAAAATATCAAAGAGCTCATCTGGAGGGAGTCCGTTAAATTCAACCCCGACCCAACTCACTGA
- the LOC121792434 gene encoding protein BPS1, chloroplastic-like — protein MSRPQEPHRPFLPFGNPFRRMSPKGSYLSPKLIALLNTFEETLQGRIKNLRPVGRDDVLRLSWMRFAMETLCEIHTDVKALITALELPVSDWDDKWIDAYLDDSVQLLDICIAFSSEISQLKQGHLFLKCILRNFGDAPAKQLERARSSADGWKQHVAKKNPRFDNCFSAMDVLAEKLDLPKIKNSAKGKILMQAMYGVKVVSLLVCRIFAAAFSGSTKKLLDLRVPETFSWASAFSELQAFVNTEIRSLHSNGRTTILKELEVVDADVKKLYPILQEGGNLVEAQVLENSISELGESAEKLSQGLDLLAKDVDTFFQIVLMGRDALLGNLRIGGNASNRVHQVNIKVGGMVR, from the coding sequence ATGAGCCGCCCACAAGAACCACACAGGCCTTTCCTCCCCTTTGGAAACCCTTTCCGTAGGATGTCACCAAAGGGTTCATACCTGTCGCCTAAACTTATTGCTTTGTTGAATACCTTTGAAGAGACATTGCAGGGTAGGATTAAAAATCTTAGGCCAGTAGGTAGGGATGATGTCCTGCGCTTATCGTGGATGAGGTTTGCAATGGAAACACTGTGTGAAATTCATACCGACGTGAAAGCATTAATTACAGCTCTTGAACTCCCTGTTTCTGATTGGGATGACAAATGGATAGATGCATATCTAGATGATAGTGTACAGTTGCTTGATATCTGCATTGCTTTCAGCTCCGAGATATCTCAGCTGAAACAGGGCCACCTCTTTCTTAAATGTATTTTGCGCAACTTTGGTGATGCCCCCGCAAAACAGCTTGAACGGGCCCGTTCTTCCGCAGACGGATGGAAGCAACATGTTGCTAAGAAGAATCCAAGATTTGATAACTGCTTCTCTGCCATGGATGTCCTGGCTGAAAAACTGGATTTACCAAAAATCAAGAACTCTGCCAAGGGAAAGATCTTGATGCAAGCAATGTATGGAGTCAAGGTTGTTAGTCTCTTGGTATGTAGGATATTTGCCGCTGCATTCTCTGGTTCCACAAAGAAGTTGTTGGATCTACGGGTTCCCGAAACTTTTTCATGGGCATCGGCGTTTTCTGAGCTCCAGGCCTTTGTAAATACTGAAATTAGAAGCCTGCATTCGAATGGGAGGACCACGATACTGAAGGAGCTAGAAGTTGTTGACGCAGATGTGAAGAAGTTATACCCAATTTTGCAAGAAGGGGGGAACTTGGTTGAAGCTCAAGTGTTGGAAAACTCGATATCAGAATTAGGAGAATCGGCAGAAAAACTCTCACAAGGACTTGATCTACTCGCAAAGGACGTAGACACGTTCTTCCAGATAGTTCTAATGGGACGTGACGCTTTACTTGGTAACCTTAGGATCGGTGGTAATGCATCTAACAGAGTGCATCAAGTTAACATCAAAGTAGGAGGCATGGTTAGGTGA
- the LOC121792436 gene encoding mitogen-activated protein kinase homolog MMK2-like isoform X1, whose product MSVESSADHGGHNIKGVATHGGRYMQYNVYGNLFELSRKYVPFRPVGRGAYGIVCAAVNSETREEVAIKKIGNAFDNRIDAKRTLREIKLLRHMNHDNVIAIKDIIRPPQKESFNDVYIVYELMDTDLHHVIQSNQTLTDYHFRYFLYQILRGLKYVHSANVLHRDLKPSNLLLNANCDLKIGDFGLARTTSETDFMTEYVVTRWYRAPELLLNCSEYTAAIDIWSVGCIFGETMTRKPLFPGKDYVHQLRLITELIGSPDDASLGFLRSDNARRYVRQLPQYVKQQFSTRFPNNTASALDLLEKMLVFDPSKRITADEALCHPYLAPLHGINEEPVCPRPFVFDFELPSYTEENIKELIWRESVKFNPDPTH is encoded by the exons ATGTCTGTGGAGTCGAGCGCAGATCACGGCGGGCATAACATCAAAGGGGTGGCCACTCATGGCGGGAGATACATGCAGTACAACGTCTATGGAAATCTGTTTGAGCTTTCGAGGAAGTATGTTCCTTTTAGGCCTGTCGGCCGTGGTGCTTATGGCATTGTCTG CGCTGCTGTAAACTCCGAGACACGCGAAGAGGTAGCCATTAAGAAGATTGGCAATGCATTTGATAACAGGATTGACGCAAAGAGGACGTTGCGAGAAATAAAACTTCTGCGCCACATGAATCATGACAAT GTAATTGCAATCAAAGATATCATTCGGCCACCTCAGAAAGAGAGCTTCAACGATGTCTACATCGTGTATGAACTTATGGACACTGATCTTCACCATGTTATCCAGTCCAACCAAACATTGACTGACTACCACTTTCGG TATTTTCTCTACCAAATACTGCGAGGACTTAAATATGTTCATTCTGCAAATGTCTTGCACCGTGATCTCAAACCAAGTAATTTGCTCCTCAATGCTAACTGTGATCTGAAAATCGGAGATTTTGGGCTTGCAAGGACGACATCTGAGACTGATTTCATGACCGAGTATGTTGTCACTCGCTGGTACCGAGCACCGGAGCTGCTCCTAAACTGCTCAGAATACACAGCTGCAATCGATATCTGGTCTGTCGGCTGTATATTTGGCGAAACGATGACGAGAAAACCTCTGTTTCCTGGGAAAGACTATGTCCATCAGTTGAGACTCATCACAGAG CTCATAGGCTCTCCGGACGATGCCAGCCTCGGTTTCCTCAGGAGCGACAACGCCCGAAGATACGTAAGGCAGCTCCCGCAATACGTGAAGCAGCAATTCTCCACCAGATTCCCCAACAATACAGCTAGCGCTCTGGATTTACTAGAAAAAATGCTCGTCTTCGACCCAAGCAAGCGTATTACTG CCGATGAGGCTCTCTGCCATCCGTACTTGGCGCCTCTACACGGCATCAACGAGGAGCCTGTCTGCCCCCGCCCTTTTGTTTTTGACTTTGAACTGCCATCCTACACCGAAGAAAACATCAAAGAGCTCATCTGGAGGGAATCAGTAAAATTCAACCCCGACCCGACTCACTGA
- the LOC121792436 gene encoding mitogen-activated protein kinase 4-like isoform X2, producing MQYNVYGNLFELSRKYVPFRPVGRGAYGIVCAAVNSETREEVAIKKIGNAFDNRIDAKRTLREIKLLRHMNHDNVIAIKDIIRPPQKESFNDVYIVYELMDTDLHHVIQSNQTLTDYHFRYFLYQILRGLKYVHSANVLHRDLKPSNLLLNANCDLKIGDFGLARTTSETDFMTEYVVTRWYRAPELLLNCSEYTAAIDIWSVGCIFGETMTRKPLFPGKDYVHQLRLITELIGSPDDASLGFLRSDNARRYVRQLPQYVKQQFSTRFPNNTASALDLLEKMLVFDPSKRITADEALCHPYLAPLHGINEEPVCPRPFVFDFELPSYTEENIKELIWRESVKFNPDPTH from the exons ATGCAGTACAACGTCTATGGAAATCTGTTTGAGCTTTCGAGGAAGTATGTTCCTTTTAGGCCTGTCGGCCGTGGTGCTTATGGCATTGTCTG CGCTGCTGTAAACTCCGAGACACGCGAAGAGGTAGCCATTAAGAAGATTGGCAATGCATTTGATAACAGGATTGACGCAAAGAGGACGTTGCGAGAAATAAAACTTCTGCGCCACATGAATCATGACAAT GTAATTGCAATCAAAGATATCATTCGGCCACCTCAGAAAGAGAGCTTCAACGATGTCTACATCGTGTATGAACTTATGGACACTGATCTTCACCATGTTATCCAGTCCAACCAAACATTGACTGACTACCACTTTCGG TATTTTCTCTACCAAATACTGCGAGGACTTAAATATGTTCATTCTGCAAATGTCTTGCACCGTGATCTCAAACCAAGTAATTTGCTCCTCAATGCTAACTGTGATCTGAAAATCGGAGATTTTGGGCTTGCAAGGACGACATCTGAGACTGATTTCATGACCGAGTATGTTGTCACTCGCTGGTACCGAGCACCGGAGCTGCTCCTAAACTGCTCAGAATACACAGCTGCAATCGATATCTGGTCTGTCGGCTGTATATTTGGCGAAACGATGACGAGAAAACCTCTGTTTCCTGGGAAAGACTATGTCCATCAGTTGAGACTCATCACAGAG CTCATAGGCTCTCCGGACGATGCCAGCCTCGGTTTCCTCAGGAGCGACAACGCCCGAAGATACGTAAGGCAGCTCCCGCAATACGTGAAGCAGCAATTCTCCACCAGATTCCCCAACAATACAGCTAGCGCTCTGGATTTACTAGAAAAAATGCTCGTCTTCGACCCAAGCAAGCGTATTACTG CCGATGAGGCTCTCTGCCATCCGTACTTGGCGCCTCTACACGGCATCAACGAGGAGCCTGTCTGCCCCCGCCCTTTTGTTTTTGACTTTGAACTGCCATCCTACACCGAAGAAAACATCAAAGAGCTCATCTGGAGGGAATCAGTAAAATTCAACCCCGACCCGACTCACTGA